The following are encoded together in the Magnetospirillum gryphiswaldense MSR-1 v2 genome:
- a CDS encoding protein kinase family protein encodes MTPFKDSRGHPQFLAGNFAGVFRVTDSEGSLLAIKCFIRDLPDLERRYQAVAGFVGASGSPYMVPLRLHRDELYVTSSIAKHGEYPVISMPWVPGRTIGALVQTLCDSDKRGGIAGLSRAWARLCLDLLNRGVAHGDLKHDNILIGPDGRLKLIDYDSMYLPELSGLPCTLLGSINFQHPERNETHFDATLDHFSMLVMLLSLRALVFDPGLLKHCHSGENLIFTRSDFLNPQGSELFQRLSAFDDLYVRDWAARLALACGSNSIRIPSIKAILSAAAGLDMSPVTGGLRWLLYRVSSGAPNITPNARPKPAVPIPSDRSKPVVASRGDDPINRLRKLKAALDEGLISQADYDGQKAKIMENF; translated from the coding sequence GTGACACCGTTCAAGGATTCCCGAGGCCACCCGCAGTTTCTCGCCGGAAATTTCGCCGGGGTATTCCGGGTCACCGATTCCGAGGGATCGCTCTTGGCGATCAAGTGCTTCATCCGTGATCTTCCCGATCTGGAACGCCGCTACCAGGCCGTCGCCGGCTTCGTCGGCGCCAGCGGCTCGCCCTATATGGTTCCGCTCCGGCTTCACCGCGACGAACTCTACGTGACGTCGTCCATCGCCAAACACGGTGAATATCCGGTCATCAGCATGCCTTGGGTCCCTGGCCGCACCATCGGCGCCTTGGTCCAGACCCTGTGTGATAGCGACAAGCGCGGTGGGATCGCTGGCCTGAGCCGGGCCTGGGCGCGGCTATGCCTGGATCTGCTGAACCGTGGCGTGGCCCATGGCGACCTTAAACACGACAACATCCTGATCGGACCTGATGGTCGGCTGAAGCTGATCGATTACGATTCCATGTATCTTCCTGAACTGAGCGGGCTGCCCTGCACCTTGCTCGGAAGCATCAATTTCCAGCACCCCGAACGCAACGAGACGCATTTCGATGCGACGTTGGATCACTTCTCCATGCTGGTGATGCTGCTGTCGCTGCGGGCCTTGGTGTTCGATCCCGGATTGCTCAAGCACTGCCACAGTGGCGAGAACCTCATCTTCACCCGGTCGGATTTCCTCAATCCGCAGGGCTCGGAACTGTTCCAACGGCTATCAGCCTTCGATGACCTCTACGTTCGCGATTGGGCGGCACGGCTTGCGCTGGCCTGTGGATCGAATTCCATCCGCATACCGTCGATCAAGGCGATCCTGTCCGCGGCCGCAGGACTGGACATGAGCCCGGTAACCGGAGGTCTGAGGTGGCTTCTCTATCGGGTGTCCAGTGGAGCGCCAAATATCACTCCCAATGCCCGGCCGAAGCCTGCCGTTCCCATTCCTTCTGATCGCTCCAAGCCGGTGGTTGCCAGCCGAGGCGACGATCCGATCAATCGCCTGAGAAAGCTGAAGGCCGCCCTTGATGAGGGCCTGATCAGCCAGGCCGATTACGACGGGCAGAAGGCCAAGATCATGGAAAATTTCTGA
- the mamG gene encoding magnetosome protein MamG — MAAAAAPEIEREGAAQAAGMKAGGAKAGAAAKTGAAKAAAAEVEREAVTAKAAGMKAAGTKAAAGGANQAAMAAKGAGTVGSTVGGATKVAATGVKGKAMVAAGGTGAAGAAAGAATGASVTASPIAAATSSSAMLSAKGVSLGLGLGLGAWGPVLLGVVGVAGALALYGYYKNRNAEPAAAEAV, encoded by the coding sequence ATGGCTGCCGCGGCTGCTCCGGAAATCGAACGTGAGGGTGCCGCTCAGGCCGCCGGCATGAAGGCCGGTGGGGCCAAAGCTGGCGCCGCGGCCAAGACCGGTGCGGCCAAGGCAGCCGCGGCAGAGGTTGAGCGCGAGGCGGTGACCGCCAAGGCTGCGGGCATGAAAGCCGCTGGAACCAAGGCGGCGGCTGGTGGTGCCAATCAGGCCGCTATGGCAGCTAAGGGAGCCGGCACGGTTGGTAGCACTGTCGGTGGCGCGACCAAGGTCGCTGCGACCGGCGTCAAGGGCAAGGCCATGGTTGCCGCCGGTGGAACTGGTGCCGCTGGTGCCGCCGCAGGCGCTGCCACCGGGGCTTCGGTCACTGCCAGCCCCATCGCCGCCGCAACCAGCAGCAGCGCCATGCTGTCCGCCAAGGGCGTCAGCTTGGGCCTCGGCCTGGGTCTGGGTGCCTGGGGGCCGGTGCTGCTGGGCGTGGTCGGAGTGGCGGGCGCCCTCGCTCTTTATGGATATTACAAGAACCGCAATGCCGAGCCGGCTGCGGCCGAAGCCGTCTGA
- the feoB gene encoding ferrous iron transport protein B has protein sequence MKSPVTVALVGNPNAGSTSLFNALTGAQSAVANYQRVTTSLNVREITHGGVSLRIVDVPGIFSTSSQSPEEKVGCDYIHGEEPDIIVNVLDAGHLDRSLFLTTQLIETGLPRITVLNMMDEVRRAGIRIDTALLASALGSPVVETCALKKEGIDALLDAVAAMASATPAAAPLRLHYDSHLEAAIERVQQHLSKLHPQELSPVRSRWLAIKMLEGDDEVLRHESNHVELVEEIKAEQTALVHEHDEDTAGLLASARFAFANGLLREARQQEGDPTAGFKLTRILDDFFLNRTLGLPLLLGILWVMFETTFSLGAIPTDWIKALVQIATDLVDKTLPEGMFHDLVVNGVMAGVGGTIVFLPNIVILFFFMAILSGTGYLARASFLMDRVMHHFGLHGTTLIPMVAGFGCNVPAVMATRVITNKRARLIAMLIAPFMNCSARLPVFILFAGAFFADMAGTVVFAMYMLSLVAAMVSAVLLNRIIPGSGGDAFVMELPPYRLPTLHSVLHHMWDSAQGFVAKVTGVILVGSIVIWFLQEFPRDITYSQDFETVIAEQTTLPDSPEKETALKTLKSAQAQEKLEKSYLGRSAIAVAPLFEPLGFSWRDSAAIMTGFVAKEVVVATYAVIYAQEKGSEELTETLKNAMPPATAIAFMIFTLLYAPCLSTIAIIGKEAQSWRWAGFSVVYSLSFAWLLALAASRIGGTFL, from the coding sequence ATGAAATCCCCCGTCACCGTGGCACTGGTGGGTAACCCGAATGCCGGTTCCACCAGCTTGTTCAATGCCCTGACAGGCGCCCAATCCGCCGTCGCCAACTATCAGCGGGTGACGACCTCTTTGAATGTGCGCGAGATCACCCATGGCGGGGTCAGCCTGCGCATCGTCGATGTGCCGGGCATTTTTTCCACCTCGTCGCAATCGCCGGAGGAGAAGGTCGGCTGCGACTATATTCACGGCGAGGAACCCGACATCATCGTCAACGTGCTGGATGCCGGCCATCTGGACCGCAGCCTGTTCCTGACCACCCAGCTGATCGAGACCGGGCTGCCCCGCATCACCGTGCTGAACATGATGGACGAGGTCCGGCGGGCCGGTATTCGCATCGACACCGCCCTATTGGCCTCGGCCCTCGGATCGCCGGTGGTGGAGACCTGCGCCCTGAAGAAGGAGGGCATCGATGCCCTGCTGGACGCGGTGGCGGCCATGGCCTCGGCAACCCCCGCCGCCGCCCCGTTGCGGCTACACTATGACAGCCATCTGGAGGCGGCCATCGAGCGCGTCCAGCAGCATCTGTCCAAGCTGCACCCCCAGGAGCTGAGCCCGGTGCGCTCGCGCTGGCTGGCGATCAAGATGCTGGAAGGCGATGACGAGGTTCTGCGCCACGAAAGCAACCATGTCGAACTGGTCGAGGAGATCAAGGCCGAGCAGACAGCCCTGGTCCACGAGCATGATGAGGACACCGCCGGCCTGCTGGCCTCGGCGAGGTTCGCCTTTGCCAACGGCCTGCTGCGCGAAGCCCGCCAGCAGGAGGGCGACCCCACCGCCGGATTCAAGCTGACCCGCATCCTCGACGATTTCTTCCTGAACCGCACCTTGGGCCTGCCCCTGCTGCTGGGCATTTTGTGGGTGATGTTCGAGACGACTTTCAGCCTGGGTGCCATTCCCACCGACTGGATCAAAGCTTTGGTTCAGATTGCCACCGATCTGGTGGACAAGACCCTGCCCGAGGGCATGTTCCACGATCTCGTGGTCAACGGCGTCATGGCCGGCGTCGGCGGAACCATCGTGTTCCTGCCCAATATCGTCATTCTGTTCTTCTTCATGGCCATCCTCAGCGGCACCGGCTATCTGGCCCGCGCCAGCTTCCTGATGGACCGGGTGATGCATCATTTCGGCCTGCACGGCACTACCCTGATCCCCATGGTGGCCGGCTTCGGCTGCAATGTCCCCGCCGTCATGGCCACCCGCGTCATCACCAATAAGCGGGCGCGTCTGATCGCCATGCTGATCGCGCCGTTCATGAACTGCTCGGCCCGACTGCCGGTCTTCATCCTGTTCGCCGGAGCTTTCTTCGCCGATATGGCCGGCACCGTGGTCTTCGCCATGTATATGCTGTCCCTGGTCGCCGCCATGGTGTCGGCGGTGTTGCTGAACCGCATCATCCCCGGCAGCGGTGGCGACGCCTTCGTGATGGAACTGCCGCCCTATCGCCTGCCGACCCTGCATTCGGTGCTGCACCATATGTGGGACAGCGCCCAGGGCTTTGTCGCCAAGGTAACCGGCGTCATCCTGGTGGGCTCCATCGTGATCTGGTTCCTCCAGGAGTTCCCCCGCGATATCACCTATTCCCAGGATTTCGAGACGGTCATCGCCGAACAGACCACGCTTCCCGACAGCCCGGAAAAGGAAACGGCGCTGAAGACGCTGAAAAGCGCCCAGGCGCAGGAGAAGCTGGAAAAGAGCTATCTGGGGCGTTCGGCCATCGCTGTGGCACCGCTGTTCGAGCCTCTGGGCTTTTCCTGGCGGGATTCGGCGGCCATCATGACCGGCTTCGTCGCCAAGGAAGTGGTGGTGGCGACCTATGCCGTCATCTATGCCCAGGAAAAGGGGTCGGAGGAACTGACCGAGACCTTGAAGAACGCCATGCCGCCCGCCACGGCCATCGCCTTCATGATCTTCACCTTGCTCTACGCGCCTTGCCTGTCGACCATCGCGATCATCGGCAAGGAGGCGCAGAGCTGGCGTTGGGCCGGATTCTCGGTGGTCTATTCCCTGTCCTTCGCTTGGCTGCTGGCCCTGGCCGCCAGCCGAATCGGCGGGACATTCTTGTAG
- a CDS encoding FeoA family protein yields MDQQVKIDTLTLADLCPEQQGEIVKIETEDGVFKRRMQSLGVVSGTAVTLDRSAPLGDPRIYSLMGYSLGLRNAEARQIRIRLK; encoded by the coding sequence ATGGATCAGCAGGTCAAGATCGACACTCTTACCCTTGCCGACCTTTGTCCCGAGCAGCAGGGTGAGATCGTCAAGATCGAAACCGAGGATGGCGTTTTCAAGCGCCGTATGCAGTCGCTTGGAGTGGTGTCCGGAACTGCTGTAACCCTGGATCGCTCTGCTCCGCTCGGAGATCCCCGCATCTACAGCCTGATGGGCTATAGCCTGGGCCTGCGCAATGCCGAGGCCCGGCAGATCCGCATTCGCTTGAAATAA
- a CDS encoding CZB domain-containing protein produces the protein MIATELDVNAARLAHLRWEAALEATVNGEGTQEPLMGHEDCDLGAWIYGTGLSRYGKLGAVWQLKTAHKRFHHLAEETLSACAAGKAERAVEKLAAVRKLSGEILFLLTSLELDVIEAAISSAQPNDIPSRLMRAFFPKPLPLNIISIQALGGAGSGRHTLNVTGARLVHLKWIRDLQSAFRGHGKAMRAQPSDECSLGIWIHGTAMRELGATEALKNLDAVHKRFHREVDIVISSLNHGKLRTADEAYEEALVLSGEIITLLTRLQVELADSHVLSAGSSKL, from the coding sequence ATGATCGCTACCGAACTAGACGTCAACGCCGCCAGGCTGGCCCATCTTCGTTGGGAGGCGGCATTGGAGGCCACCGTGAACGGTGAAGGGACGCAAGAACCGTTAATGGGTCATGAGGATTGCGATCTTGGCGCCTGGATTTACGGTACTGGCCTCAGTCGTTATGGAAAATTGGGAGCTGTCTGGCAGTTGAAAACTGCTCATAAGCGTTTTCACCATCTTGCCGAAGAAACTTTGTCTGCATGCGCAGCTGGCAAGGCCGAGCGCGCTGTGGAAAAGCTGGCAGCCGTTCGCAAGCTTAGTGGCGAAATACTGTTTTTACTGACCTCACTTGAACTCGATGTCATTGAGGCCGCAATCAGCAGCGCCCAACCCAATGACATTCCGTCTCGGTTGATGAGAGCGTTTTTCCCAAAACCACTCCCCCTCAACATCATTTCTATTCAGGCTTTAGGCGGGGCTGGCAGTGGTCGTCATACTTTGAACGTCACAGGTGCTCGGCTTGTCCATCTAAAATGGATCCGCGATCTTCAATCGGCGTTCCGCGGCCATGGTAAAGCTATGCGTGCCCAACCAAGCGATGAGTGCAGCCTCGGAATTTGGATACATGGTACCGCCATGAGGGAGTTGGGTGCCACCGAGGCATTAAAAAACCTTGATGCCGTCCACAAGCGATTCCATCGGGAGGTTGACATAGTCATCTCATCTCTCAATCACGGAAAGCTTCGCACTGCCGACGAGGCTTATGAGGAAGCTCTGGTCCTGAGTGGCGAGATCATCACCCTCCTGACACGCCTACAGGTTGAGCTGGCCGATTCCCATGTCCTGTCGGCAGGAAGTTCAAAACTTTAA
- the tnpA gene encoding IS66-like element accessory protein TnpA gives MDRNSTGRRRNRSWPEDLKREIVAATYEPGASVAGVARRYGVNDNQVFTWRKRFGGQQGETVPAHMVPVVVAEDMAASGRKEASSSAGVVEIDLAGGYRVRVGDGVGAQLLCRVLDVLERR, from the coding sequence ATGGACAGAAACTCGACCGGGCGGCGGCGGAACCGTTCTTGGCCTGAGGATCTGAAGCGGGAGATCGTCGCGGCGACCTACGAGCCCGGGGCCTCTGTGGCCGGGGTGGCGCGGCGGTACGGGGTCAACGACAATCAGGTTTTCACTTGGCGCAAGCGTTTCGGGGGACAACAGGGCGAGACGGTGCCGGCCCATATGGTGCCGGTGGTGGTGGCCGAGGACATGGCGGCCTCCGGGCGGAAGGAAGCCTCTTCTTCTGCCGGCGTGGTGGAGATCGATCTGGCTGGTGGCTACCGTGTCCGTGTCGGCGATGGTGTCGGTGCCCAGCTGCTGTGCCGGGTCTTGGACGTGCTGGAGCGGCGATGA
- the tnpB gene encoding IS66 family insertion sequence element accessory protein TnpB (TnpB, as the term is used for proteins encoded by IS66 family insertion elements, is considered an accessory protein, since TnpC, encoded by a neighboring gene, is a DDE family transposase.) — MIPVPTGVRVWLAVGRTDMRRGMNGLALQVQEALGRDPHAGDLFVFRGARGDLIKVLWHDGLGMSLYAKRLEKGRFIWPSPADGVVAISSAQLAYMLDGIDWRNPRHTFRPRSAG; from the coding sequence ATGATCCCGGTTCCGACGGGCGTCCGGGTCTGGCTGGCGGTCGGGCGGACGGACATGCGGCGCGGCATGAACGGCTTGGCGCTGCAGGTGCAGGAGGCGCTCGGCCGCGATCCCCACGCCGGTGACCTGTTCGTTTTCCGGGGTGCTCGGGGGGATCTGATCAAGGTCCTTTGGCACGACGGCCTGGGCATGTCGCTGTACGCCAAGCGCCTGGAGAAGGGGCGGTTCATCTGGCCCTCTCCGGCTGACGGCGTGGTGGCGATCTCGTCGGCCCAACTGGCCTACATGCTCGACGGGATCGACTGGCGCAACCCGCGCCACACCTTCCGCCCGCGAAGTGCCGGATAG
- the tnpC gene encoding IS66 family transposase, translating into MEIGRETPTDDIDALRAELAVARARAAEDQALIAHQKLQIEKLKRELYGPQAERSARLIDQMELAFEELAAAATEDEITAEKAAARTTNVAAFTRNRPARKPFPEHLPRERVVEPAPSACSCCGGDRLRKIGEDVTETLEVIPRQWKVIQRVREKFSCRDCEKISQAPAPFHVTPRGWAGPSLLAMILFEKFGQHQPLNRQAERYAKEGVPLSLSTLADQVGAGCAALEPLIRRIEAHVFAAARLHGDDTTVPVLAKGKTDTGRCWVYVRDDRPFGGPAPPAAMFYYSRDRRGEHPQAHLAGYAGLLQADAYGGYGALYLPDRKPGPILEAACWAHARRPFFALADLAANARRKAEGRAASVISPLALEAVRRIDALFEIERAISGQDADRRRAIRQELSAPLVADLERWLTEKRAGLSRGNDLAKAMDYMLKRWPAFTRFLDDGRVCMTNNSAERALRGIALGRKSWLFAGSDRGGQRAASMYSLIVTAKMNDIDPQAWLADVLARIAGHPASRIDELLPWNWRNANPASAVAA; encoded by the coding sequence ATGGAAATCGGCCGCGAGACCCCGACAGACGACATCGACGCCCTGAGGGCGGAGCTGGCGGTCGCGCGCGCCAGGGCCGCCGAGGACCAGGCGCTGATCGCGCACCAGAAGCTGCAGATCGAGAAACTGAAGCGCGAACTCTACGGCCCCCAGGCGGAACGCTCGGCCCGCCTGATCGACCAGATGGAGCTGGCGTTCGAGGAACTGGCGGCGGCGGCCACCGAGGACGAGATCACCGCCGAGAAGGCCGCGGCGCGCACCACCAACGTGGCGGCCTTCACCCGCAACCGGCCTGCCCGCAAGCCGTTTCCCGAGCATTTGCCGCGCGAGCGGGTGGTCGAGCCGGCTCCGTCGGCCTGCTCCTGCTGCGGCGGTGACCGTCTGCGCAAGATCGGCGAGGACGTCACCGAGACCCTGGAGGTGATCCCGCGCCAGTGGAAGGTCATCCAGCGGGTCCGCGAGAAGTTCAGCTGCCGGGACTGCGAGAAGATCAGCCAGGCGCCGGCGCCCTTCCATGTGACCCCGCGCGGCTGGGCCGGCCCCAGCCTGCTGGCCATGATCCTGTTCGAGAAGTTCGGGCAGCACCAGCCGCTGAACCGCCAGGCCGAGCGCTATGCCAAGGAGGGTGTGCCGCTCAGCCTGTCCACGCTGGCCGACCAGGTGGGCGCCGGCTGCGCCGCCCTGGAGCCGTTGATCCGGCGCATCGAGGCCCATGTGTTTGCCGCCGCGCGTCTGCATGGCGACGACACCACGGTGCCCGTCCTGGCGAAGGGCAAGACCGACACCGGCCGATGTTGGGTCTATGTCCGCGACGACCGCCCCTTCGGCGGACCGGCACCACCGGCGGCCATGTTCTACTATTCGCGCGACCGGAGAGGTGAACACCCCCAGGCCCATCTCGCTGGGTATGCCGGGCTGCTCCAGGCGGACGCCTATGGGGGCTATGGCGCACTCTACCTGCCCGACCGAAAACCCGGGCCAATCCTGGAGGCCGCCTGCTGGGCGCATGCGAGGCGTCCGTTCTTCGCCCTAGCCGACCTGGCGGCCAATGCCCGCCGCAAGGCCGAGGGCCGGGCTGCCTCGGTGATCTCGCCCCTGGCGCTGGAGGCGGTCCGGCGCATCGACGCCCTGTTCGAGATCGAGCGCGCCATCAGCGGCCAGGACGCCGACCGGCGGCGGGCGATCCGCCAGGAGCTCAGCGCCCCCCTGGTCGCCGACCTGGAACGATGGCTGACGGAGAAGCGCGCCGGTCTGTCGCGAGGCAACGATCTTGCCAAGGCCATGGACTACATGCTGAAACGCTGGCCCGCCTTCACCCGCTTCCTCGACGACGGCCGCGTCTGCATGACCAACAATTCCGCCGAACGCGCCCTTCGTGGCATCGCGCTCGGCCGGAAGTCCTGGCTCTTCGCCGGGTCCGACCGCGGTGGACAGCGTGCCGCCTCCATGTACAGCCTCATCGTCACAGCCAAGATGAACGACATCGATCCGCAAGCCTGGCTGGCCGATGTCCTTGCACGGATCGCGGGTCACCCCGCCAGCCGCATCGACGAACTCCTGCCCTGGAACTGGCGGAACGCCAACCCGGCCTCCGCCGTCGCCGCCTGA
- a CDS encoding protein kinase domain-containing protein yields the protein MPLPLINDYKTAIANAKGRFATLEFEPRLDARRSPVFLAGNFAGVFRVVTRDGEHLAIKCFTREVPDLPRRYSAVAKFCRSAQCPYVVPLQFLSAEVFVTSRVAPHADYAVVTMPWIDGRSIGAVAEILCQRGNAAALAGLTRAWSRLCLDLLQRGIAHGDLKHDNILVSQDGRLKLIDYDSMYLPELKGLPSTMLGGINFQHPKRDVRHFDAAIDHFSMLVILLSLRALTFGPELFRCHHNGENLILTKDDFTRPEGSDLLKVLAVSPDFHVRDWTSHLIKSAKAPSIGIPGMDVILKTAAKIDATPALPPKKALFSFFS from the coding sequence ATGCCCCTTCCCCTGATCAACGACTACAAGACGGCCATCGCCAATGCCAAGGGGCGGTTTGCGACTTTGGAATTCGAGCCGCGTCTGGATGCCCGCCGCAGCCCGGTTTTCCTGGCCGGCAATTTTGCCGGTGTGTTCAGGGTCGTGACCAGGGACGGGGAACATCTCGCCATCAAGTGCTTCACCCGTGAAGTGCCCGATCTGCCGCGCCGATATTCCGCTGTCGCAAAATTTTGCCGGTCCGCCCAGTGCCCCTATGTGGTGCCTCTGCAATTTCTGTCGGCCGAGGTGTTTGTCACATCCCGCGTCGCCCCCCATGCTGATTATGCGGTGGTGACCATGCCATGGATCGACGGTCGCAGTATTGGCGCTGTCGCTGAGATCCTGTGCCAAAGGGGTAATGCCGCGGCGCTGGCCGGGTTGACTCGGGCCTGGAGCCGTCTGTGCCTGGATCTGCTACAACGCGGCATCGCCCATGGCGATTTGAAGCATGACAATATCCTGGTCAGCCAGGACGGCCGCCTGAAGCTGATCGACTATGATTCCATGTACCTGCCCGAATTGAAGGGGCTGCCCTCGACCATGTTGGGCGGCATCAATTTCCAGCACCCCAAGCGCGACGTTCGGCATTTCGATGCCGCCATCGATCACTTTTCCATGTTGGTCATTTTGCTGTCATTGCGGGCTTTGACCTTTGGGCCGGAGTTGTTCCGCTGCCACCACAACGGCGAGAACCTGATCCTGACCAAGGATGATTTTACCCGGCCGGAGGGGTCGGATCTGCTGAAGGTATTGGCGGTCAGCCCGGATTTTCATGTTCGCGACTGGACATCGCACCTGATCAAATCGGCCAAGGCTCCTTCCATCGGCATTCCAGGTATGGATGTCATCCTTAAGACGGCGGCCAAAATCGATGCGACTCCGGCTTTGCCGCCAAAGAAGGCGTTGTTTTCGTTCTTTTCCTGA